One genomic region from Leptolyngbyaceae cyanobacterium JSC-12 encodes:
- a CDS encoding glycosidase (IMG reference gene:2510094426~PFAM: Alpha amylase, catalytic domain), producing the protein MHWQLFVRITAIPLIVFNFFSKGLTTEQPIAIFHAHDEPYAQVATYVCTLAQQGYSHVQIAPAQQLNPGPLPAPLEWAVRYQPVDYRVIAGRGNEQNLRDLIATATRCNMKIIADVVFNHMANMEQYQDLNFPTFNPPDFHRRCSINYNDGNTITERICWLNGDLPDLDQSRQNVRDIHTVHLQKLIDLGIRGFRFDAAKHIQPQYVQEYINYINRATQGQAWNYLEVIEDADTRPEDYTSIAAITDFRLCNTLLQAFSFGGDLRSLRVPNAVDDRRSVTFGINHDTDPEINPGFPVCRYRNRADAELATAYVLARESGTPLILGKDNLSVPYIKHGVEFRRILYQRGNEGRNVKETILGVIDSSTLLFMERGSEGFFVVNKSATEFDIPVLDLTLTNLEGCYRELRNNFTVAIERRNDDKKYVTRWGTWSRGGIEVQGRDALYFIREPFSQCTTN; encoded by the coding sequence ATGCATTGGCAACTTTTTGTAAGAATTACTGCGATTCCTTTAATCGTTTTCAACTTTTTCAGCAAAGGGTTGACTACTGAACAACCGATCGCAATTTTTCATGCCCATGATGAGCCGTATGCCCAGGTTGCAACCTATGTTTGCACGCTGGCACAGCAGGGATATTCTCATGTGCAAATTGCACCCGCCCAACAGTTGAATCCGGGTCCGCTACCTGCTCCTTTGGAGTGGGCAGTGCGGTATCAACCTGTGGATTATCGAGTAATTGCAGGACGAGGAAATGAACAAAATCTCAGAGATTTAATTGCTACAGCGACTCGCTGCAATATGAAAATCATTGCTGATGTAGTGTTTAATCACATGGCAAATATGGAACAGTATCAAGATTTGAATTTTCCCACTTTTAACCCACCTGACTTTCATCGTCGTTGTTCGATTAATTACAACGATGGCAATACGATAACAGAACGAATATGTTGGCTAAATGGTGATTTGCCTGATTTAGATCAGAGCCGTCAAAATGTGCGAGATATTCATACAGTGCACCTGCAAAAGTTGATTGATTTAGGCATTCGTGGATTCCGATTTGATGCAGCTAAACATATTCAACCTCAGTATGTTCAGGAATATATCAATTACATCAACCGCGCGACTCAAGGGCAAGCCTGGAATTACTTAGAAGTCATTGAAGATGCGGACACACGCCCAGAAGATTACACGTCTATCGCAGCGATTACTGATTTTCGATTGTGTAATACTTTGCTGCAAGCTTTCAGTTTTGGAGGAGATTTGCGCAGTTTACGAGTGCCCAATGCTGTTGACGATCGCCGTAGTGTCACATTCGGCATTAATCATGATACCGATCCTGAGATTAATCCTGGTTTCCCCGTCTGCCGCTATCGCAATCGTGCAGATGCAGAATTAGCAACAGCTTATGTATTAGCTAGAGAAAGCGGAACTCCATTAATTTTAGGGAAGGACAATTTGAGTGTTCCTTATATCAAACATGGAGTGGAATTTCGCCGCATTCTATATCAACGAGGTAATGAAGGCAGGAATGTGAAAGAAACGATTTTAGGGGTAATTGATAGTTCAACATTGTTATTCATGGAACGAGGCAGTGAAGGCTTTTTTGTGGTGAATAAAAGTGCGACTGAATTTGATATTCCGGTTCTTGATTTAACCCTGACAAATTTAGAAGGTTGTTATCGAGAATTACGCAATAATTTTACGGTTGCGATCGAGCGTCGCAATGATGACAAAAAATATGTCACTCGTTGGGGTACTTGGAGCCGAGGTGGCATAGAAGTCCAGGGACGAGATGCGCTCTACTTTATCCGTGAACCCTTTTCCCAATGCACCACTAACTAA
- a CDS encoding ribosome biogenesis GTP-binding protein YlqF (IMG reference gene:2510094427~PFAM: GTPase of unknown function~TIGRFAM: ribosome biogenesis GTP-binding protein YlqF) translates to MSTPPIQWYPGHIAKAEKALQEQLKRVDVVLEVRDARIPLATAHPQVKQWIGEKERVLVLNRVDMIPAQARQQWVEWFKAQGEEPFFTDAQHGKGIEAITKAAQAAGEKMNQRRRDRGMLPRPVRAVVMGFPNVGKSALINRLLKRRVVDSARRAGVTRSLRWIRISDQIELLDAPGVLPSKLNDQDAALKLAICDDIGEAAYDNQRVAAALVDLLKQLQIESGLQTRYDLEMADMTGEDYLHALAAHRYQNDLERTARQLLNDFRVGQLGAIALEYPPEKTRES, encoded by the coding sequence ATGTCTACTCCTCCCATTCAGTGGTATCCGGGGCATATTGCCAAAGCTGAAAAGGCGCTGCAAGAGCAACTAAAGCGGGTAGATGTAGTGCTGGAAGTGCGAGATGCCCGAATTCCGCTGGCAACCGCACATCCTCAAGTAAAACAGTGGATTGGCGAGAAGGAGCGAGTGCTGGTGCTGAATCGGGTGGATATGATCCCGGCGCAGGCGCGGCAGCAATGGGTGGAGTGGTTCAAAGCGCAGGGAGAGGAGCCATTTTTCACCGATGCTCAACATGGCAAGGGGATTGAGGCAATTACTAAAGCAGCACAAGCAGCCGGAGAAAAAATGAACCAGCGGCGGCGAGATCGCGGCATGTTACCCCGTCCGGTACGGGCAGTAGTGATGGGCTTTCCCAATGTGGGCAAATCGGCGTTGATTAATCGATTGCTAAAGCGGCGCGTGGTGGACAGTGCCCGTCGAGCTGGGGTGACGAGATCGCTGCGCTGGATTCGCATTTCCGACCAAATTGAATTACTGGATGCACCTGGAGTGTTGCCATCTAAGTTGAATGACCAGGATGCGGCGCTCAAGTTGGCAATTTGTGACGACATTGGCGAAGCCGCTTACGACAATCAACGCGTGGCAGCAGCCCTGGTTGATTTACTTAAGCAGCTTCAAATAGAGTCTGGGTTGCAAACTCGCTATGACCTGGAGATGGCTGACATGACGGGGGAAGATTACTTACATGCTCTGGCAGCACATCGCTACCAAAACGATTTGGAGCGCACGGCTCGTCAGTTGTTGAATGATTTTCGGGTGGGACAGTTAGGCGCGATCGCGTTGGAGTATCCGCCAGAAAAAACCAGGGAATCGTAA
- a CDS encoding hypothetical protein (IMG reference gene:2510094428~TIGRFAM: PEP-CTERM protein sorting domain), whose product MHVTRQSLPLLSAGIVLGLTSIVIPSAEAATLTWDLTFFDTTGNLVGTGEFSYDTEKVVVVRSPRPYSDAYVAGIDEPLRPDYIPPIPGLWQVDRYPNPLVSFIARLPGRDWSFSDLFLAWWDPNATGIVNSFGCSRAGCGLLGQWFAGSAGGFIPGQFVMFDGRPQSDHSVIGSFISAVIPTSPTSFTSGSWVAMQRSEAIPEPSTILGAIAFGTGWMITKLRKNQCNE is encoded by the coding sequence ATGCACGTAACACGACAAAGCCTGCCCTTGCTTTCGGCTGGCATTGTTCTTGGTCTTACTTCAATCGTAATTCCGTCTGCAGAGGCAGCGACGCTTACCTGGGATCTGACCTTTTTCGATACGACGGGTAATCTGGTGGGGACTGGCGAATTTAGCTACGATACCGAAAAAGTTGTGGTTGTTAGAAGTCCACGCCCCTACAGCGATGCTTATGTGGCTGGTATTGATGAGCCGCTTCGCCCAGACTACATCCCGCCAATTCCGGGATTGTGGCAAGTTGACCGCTATCCCAACCCCCTGGTGAGCTTTATTGCCCGCTTGCCTGGTCGTGATTGGAGCTTCAGTGATTTATTCCTTGCCTGGTGGGATCCGAATGCAACAGGGATTGTGAATTCGTTTGGCTGTTCACGAGCAGGGTGTGGTCTTTTGGGGCAGTGGTTTGCTGGTAGCGCTGGTGGCTTCATACCAGGTCAATTCGTCATGTTTGACGGACGTCCACAGTCTGACCACAGCGTAATTGGCTCTTTTATCTCAGCTGTTATTCCTACCTCTCCAACCTCGTTTACATCTGGAAGTTGGGTGGCAATGCAGCGGTCAGAAGCGATTCCTGAACCCTCGACTATCTTGGGTGCGATCGCGTTTGGAACTGGATGGATGATAACCAAACTGCGCAAGAACCAATGTAATGAGTGA
- a CDS encoding cytochrome d oxidase cyd, subunit II (IMG reference gene:2510094429~PFAM: Cytochrome oxidase subunit II~TIGRFAM: cytochrome d oxidase, subunit II (cydB)) — translation MEPLQPLQHFLPQVWFFILGLFLFLYVLLDGFDLGVGILSLTASSEERRSILMTSLGNVWDANETWLILMGGSLFGAFPLAYATILNALYLPAVIMVVGLILRAVSFEFRENADNKLVWNVTFGVGSFLAALGQGFALGSVFEGITVDAEGHFAGGIWDWLTWRSVLVALTLIQGYVLIGSTYLILKTTGELQNTHYKTATIATWTTLLGAVFITVSTPIISEQARIQLFTAPLVYIFALIPILGLLFIGLLLRSLNRREEATPLVYTFLVFSLSFIGLGFVIFPNIIPPSVTIYQAAAAPSSLVFMLTFIGFLIPIVLSYNIYNYVVFRGKIVDEPYGG, via the coding sequence ATGGAACCGTTACAACCATTGCAACACTTCCTACCCCAGGTTTGGTTTTTTATCCTGGGATTATTTCTCTTTCTCTATGTGCTGCTGGATGGGTTTGATTTAGGGGTTGGCATCCTGTCATTAACCGCCTCCAGTGAAGAACGCCGCAGTATTTTGATGACCAGCTTGGGGAACGTTTGGGATGCGAATGAAACCTGGTTAATTCTAATGGGAGGGTCGTTGTTTGGTGCATTTCCCCTGGCATATGCCACGATTTTGAATGCCCTCTACTTACCCGCAGTCATCATGGTCGTGGGCTTAATTCTGAGAGCCGTCTCGTTTGAGTTTCGTGAAAATGCTGACAATAAACTGGTGTGGAATGTGACCTTTGGAGTAGGTAGCTTTCTAGCGGCTTTAGGACAGGGGTTTGCCCTAGGCAGCGTGTTTGAAGGAATTACTGTGGATGCCGAAGGACATTTCGCAGGGGGGATCTGGGACTGGCTAACGTGGCGATCAGTGCTGGTTGCCCTCACCCTGATCCAGGGGTATGTCCTCATTGGGTCTACTTATCTAATCCTGAAAACAACTGGAGAATTGCAGAATACCCACTACAAAACTGCCACTATCGCCACTTGGACAACGTTACTTGGTGCGGTGTTTATTACTGTCAGCACCCCGATTATTTCTGAGCAAGCACGCATCCAACTCTTTACAGCCCCTTTAGTTTATATTTTTGCGCTCATTCCAATTCTGGGGCTTTTGTTTATAGGTTTGTTGCTACGAAGCTTAAACCGACGGGAGGAAGCCACTCCGTTGGTTTATACCTTTCTAGTCTTTTCTTTGTCGTTTATTGGTTTGGGGTTTGTCATTTTTCCCAACATCATTCCTCCAAGTGTGACAATTTATCAAGCTGCGGCTGCCCCTAGTTCTCTTGTTTTCATGCTAACGTTCATCGGTTTTTTAATTCCGATTGTGTTGTCTTACAACATCTATAACTATGTAGTATTTCGTGGCAAGATTGTTGATGAACCCTATGGTGGCTGA
- a CDS encoding cytochrome bd-type quinol oxidase, subunit 1 (IMG reference gene:2510094430~PFAM: Bacterial Cytochrome Ubiquinol Oxidase): MAEFLSDTVALSRIQFALTAIFHMLWPVLTTGMAIYLVIIEGLWLKTRNLDYYHHARFWSKLYVLNFGIGVASGLPMAFQFGLNWAPFSESVGDFFGTVLGFEGTMAFMLEASFLGIMLFGWERVPPVVHWIATILVAFGANLSTFWILSANSWLQTPAGGEFINGKFVVQDYFQAIANPFMVNSFLHMFFATLETSLFVIGGISAWYIINQRQTDFFARSLKVVLAVAVAIAPLQIFIGHLSAEQVYHYQPAKLAAMEAQWETVPAGQPAAWSLVALPDDRAEQNIWEVKIPGALSYLLELKPTLDQPVKGLKEWQPANRPHMVGLIYYSFRIMVAIGLFLAGLMFISVVQWLRGQLSPTAIAQQRWLMRAWIFAAPLGYLAVETGWIVRCVGRQPWIVYGELRTVDSASHLPAGEVLFSLVGLTSMYTVFFIAALYFGSQIVRKGPNLDLPAPRTVIEPTLDIEPAQHERDRRPAEAQQ; this comes from the coding sequence ATGGCAGAATTCCTCTCGGATACCGTCGCATTGTCCCGAATTCAGTTTGCACTGACGGCGATTTTCCATATGCTCTGGCCTGTTTTAACCACAGGCATGGCGATTTATCTGGTGATTATTGAAGGATTGTGGCTAAAGACTCGCAATCTAGACTACTACCATCACGCCCGCTTCTGGTCTAAGTTATACGTTTTGAACTTTGGGATTGGAGTGGCATCTGGGTTACCGATGGCATTTCAGTTTGGTTTGAACTGGGCACCTTTTTCTGAATCAGTTGGTGATTTTTTTGGGACGGTTTTGGGATTTGAAGGCACGATGGCTTTCATGCTAGAAGCGAGTTTTCTTGGCATTATGCTATTTGGTTGGGAACGAGTGCCGCCCGTTGTCCATTGGATTGCCACAATTTTGGTTGCATTTGGGGCAAACCTGTCAACCTTTTGGATTTTGTCTGCCAATTCCTGGTTACAAACGCCCGCAGGTGGGGAATTCATTAATGGAAAGTTTGTAGTGCAGGATTACTTCCAGGCGATCGCGAATCCATTTATGGTGAATAGCTTTCTCCACATGTTTTTTGCCACGTTGGAGACTTCGCTCTTTGTGATTGGTGGGATTAGCGCCTGGTACATTATCAATCAACGGCAAACCGATTTCTTCGCGCGATCGCTTAAAGTTGTCCTGGCAGTTGCGGTTGCCATCGCCCCGTTGCAAATTTTCATTGGGCATTTAAGCGCTGAACAGGTCTATCACTACCAGCCTGCTAAATTAGCCGCAATGGAAGCCCAGTGGGAAACTGTTCCTGCTGGACAGCCAGCCGCCTGGAGCCTGGTAGCATTACCCGACGATCGCGCTGAACAAAATATCTGGGAAGTTAAAATTCCAGGTGCTTTAAGTTACCTGCTGGAGCTAAAACCAACCCTGGATCAGCCCGTGAAGGGGTTAAAAGAATGGCAACCAGCTAACCGTCCTCACATGGTTGGGTTGATTTACTACTCATTCCGAATCATGGTCGCGATTGGGCTATTCCTGGCTGGGTTGATGTTTATCAGTGTGGTGCAATGGCTCAGAGGGCAATTATCACCCACGGCGATCGCCCAGCAACGATGGCTGATGCGTGCCTGGATTTTTGCTGCGCCGCTGGGGTATCTTGCCGTCGAAACGGGCTGGATTGTTCGCTGTGTTGGTAGACAGCCGTGGATCGTGTATGGAGAACTGCGCACAGTCGATTCTGCTTCTCACTTGCCTGCCGGAGAAGTGTTGTTTTCGTTGGTAGGTTTAACCAGTATGTATACGGTCTTCTTTATTGCTGCACTTTACTTTGGCAGCCAGATTGTGCGAAAAGGTCCTAACCTTGATCTGCCCGCACCTCGCACCGTGATTGAACCCACGTTGGATATTGAACCAGCTCAGCATGAACGCGATCGCCGCCCAGCAGAAGCTCAACAGTAG
- a CDS encoding hypothetical protein (IMG reference gene:2510094431), producing MVTTRTKSTSVQQSVVDQAIRVLAMLPDRSGQKPSDSSVSIPYATSSNGSIQK from the coding sequence ATGGTTACTACTCGTACAAAATCAACCTCTGTACAACAGTCAGTCGTTGATCAAGCCATCCGAGTCCTAGCGATGCTACCTGATCGCTCTGGTCAAAAACCTTCCGATTCCTCAGTTTCAATCCCTTACGCTACCTCGTCCAATGGTTCCATACAGAAGTAG
- a CDS encoding AMP-forming long-chain acyl-CoA synthetase (IMG reference gene:2510094432~PFAM: AMP-binding enzyme), with the protein MNELIENVTTTNSVPEINQLRLGRSLPLLLDAACNQTPNKQALNQWRDRQWQSLSNQDFRKTAEEVALGLLTLGLERGDRIAFVMHSDTSFCIADMGSLLAGLVNVPIDLTQTIENILFILEHTQATVLIVSNVDLLYQISPYLEETSTLKTVIVAEVPDDWEQVRHGVKQEADRQDKNTQGGQKVESHALEECLQVPQFLNDSPLEQPCPLAVVPPSIQLFSLTEIQEQGRRGWSEEQVQQLRTAIAPGDLATILYIASETKRPRGVMLTHENISAAILAAFSSYPDLNTGNQEVALMFLPLTHIFARAFLYGHLAYGHSIYFSDPNHVVKHLKTVKPTILITVPRLIEKVYERILEQGRRLSKFDRAVFYWALKLATRYEIGMPMQRLYALQLKLADRLVFAKWRAIFGDRMKALICGGAALRADLTQIFTAAGVPLLQGYGLTETSAVVCYNRGEYNRAGTVGLPIPGVKLAIAADGEVLVKSPYIMQGYYRDPDATKRTIINGWLHTGDLGKLSPDGFLTLTGVKKNLFKLSTGKYVSPLPLEQELNQSPLVAQAVAVGANHKFCGMLIFPNLAALQAEIQPLEIDLSQAIWLQHPCIQALYQALIDTANCHLPYWSTVRKFKLINAEFTLENGLLNPDGTLNRVNILEIFAREIANLYEHDADRGSEGISEATVLTSPSLSCPIVPATTCPAYAQSLTHY; encoded by the coding sequence ATGAATGAATTAATTGAAAATGTCACAACTACTAATTCAGTGCCTGAAATCAATCAACTCAGGCTAGGGCGATCACTCCCATTATTATTAGATGCTGCTTGTAATCAAACTCCTAACAAACAAGCCCTGAACCAATGGCGCGATCGCCAGTGGCAATCCCTTTCAAACCAAGACTTCCGCAAAACTGCTGAAGAAGTTGCATTGGGCTTACTCACCTTAGGGCTAGAACGGGGCGATCGCATTGCCTTTGTGATGCACAGCGATACCTCGTTTTGTATTGCAGACATGGGAAGTTTATTGGCTGGCTTGGTGAATGTACCGATTGATTTAACCCAAACTATTGAAAATATTTTGTTTATTTTGGAACACACTCAAGCAACAGTTTTGATTGTTTCCAATGTTGATTTATTGTATCAAATCAGTCCTTATCTGGAAGAAACCTCAACGCTAAAAACTGTCATTGTGGCAGAAGTCCCAGACGATTGGGAACAGGTGCGGCACGGTGTAAAGCAGGAAGCAGATAGGCAAGATAAAAACACTCAGGGGGGGCAAAAAGTGGAAAGCCATGCCCTGGAAGAGTGTTTGCAAGTTCCACAATTTTTGAATGATAGTCCATTAGAGCAACCATGCCCGCTGGCAGTCGTGCCGCCGTCAATCCAGCTTTTTTCGCTGACTGAAATACAAGAACAGGGAAGGCGGGGGTGGAGTGAGGAGCAGGTACAACAACTACGAACCGCGATCGCACCTGGCGACTTAGCCACAATTCTTTACATTGCTAGCGAAACCAAACGCCCCAGAGGGGTAATGCTGACTCACGAAAATATTTCAGCCGCCATCTTGGCAGCATTCAGCAGTTATCCCGATTTGAACACAGGCAATCAAGAAGTTGCCTTGATGTTTCTACCATTGACTCATATCTTTGCTCGAGCATTTCTCTATGGGCATTTGGCTTACGGACACAGCATCTACTTTTCTGACCCGAACCACGTAGTTAAGCATCTCAAAACTGTCAAACCTACAATCTTAATCACAGTGCCGCGCTTAATTGAGAAAGTGTATGAACGCATTCTTGAACAAGGACGGCGACTGAGCAAATTTGACCGAGCAGTGTTTTATTGGGCATTAAAATTGGCAACCCGATATGAAATTGGAATGCCGATGCAACGACTTTATGCGTTGCAGTTAAAACTGGCAGATCGGTTAGTGTTTGCCAAGTGGAGGGCAATTTTTGGCGATCGCATGAAAGCACTCATCTGTGGCGGGGCAGCGTTACGAGCCGATTTAACCCAGATCTTCACGGCAGCTGGAGTGCCACTTTTGCAAGGCTACGGCTTAACAGAAACCAGTGCGGTGGTCTGCTACAACCGGGGTGAATATAACCGGGCTGGAACAGTTGGATTGCCGATTCCGGGGGTAAAGCTGGCAATCGCGGCAGACGGCGAAGTCCTTGTTAAATCTCCCTACATAATGCAAGGTTACTACCGTGATCCAGACGCAACAAAGCGAACGATTATCAACGGGTGGCTCCATACAGGCGACTTAGGCAAACTATCACCAGATGGCTTTTTAACTCTAACAGGTGTTAAGAAAAATTTGTTTAAGCTATCAACTGGAAAATATGTTTCACCATTGCCATTAGAGCAGGAATTAAACCAATCTCCACTCGTTGCTCAAGCAGTGGCAGTTGGTGCAAACCATAAATTCTGTGGGATGTTGATCTTTCCTAACCTGGCAGCACTCCAGGCAGAAATTCAACCCTTAGAGATTGATTTATCACAAGCTATTTGGCTCCAGCATCCCTGCATTCAAGCCTTATACCAGGCTTTGATTGATACGGCCAACTGCCATTTGCCTTACTGGTCTACTGTGCGGAAATTTAAGCTCATCAATGCTGAATTCACGTTAGAAAATGGTCTTCTGAATCCTGATGGAACACTCAACCGGGTAAACATTTTAGAGATATTTGCCAGAGAGATTGCAAATCTCTACGAACATGATGCGGATCGGGGAAGTGAGGGTATTTCTGAGGCTACAGTACTCACTTCCCCATCCCTTTCCTGTCCAATTGTTCCTGCAACTACATGCCCCGCATATGCTCAATCACTGACTCATTACTAA
- a CDS encoding 3-hydroxyacyl-CoA dehydrogenase (IMG reference gene:2510094433~PFAM: Enoyl-CoA hydratase/isomerase family; 3-hydroxyacyl-CoA dehydrogenase, C-terminal domain; 3-hydroxyacyl-CoA dehydrogenase, NAD binding domain) → MVKPFQTAAVLGAGVMGAQIAAHLANAGLSVHLLDMPAQSGDKNAFVEAAFKKALKQSPPIFFTEKTAQRVMLGNFDDHFDRLAEVDWVIEAVIENLAIKQQLMERVEKTVSQETVISTNTSGLSIHAIAQGRSKSFRQSFLGTHFFNPPRYLKLLELIPTGDTSQQVIERLQWFGRMHLGKGIVIAKDTPNFIANRIGIFVSMLGLKAFAEQGYTIEEIDTLTGTLIGRPKSATFRTADLVGLDTLLYVADNLYPAIPQDKQRDFFKVPELMRKLVETGSLGAKTGQGFYKKIDGEIRSLNPKTFTYELPKPFNLGNIESIQKLPKLEERLHKLYHQKGRAGDFFRNSILQTLAYSAHRIPEIADRPADIDQAMRWGFGWEKGPFEIWDILGFDPILTDMQKAGYSIPPWVEEMAKEGVAQFYQHDRSVYVPGQHYVALEEVTDEIHLATIKVNPEATLWHNSEAALLDLGDGVALYEFRSKANTLSIKVIDGLVEALDWLETHDYRGMIIGNEGENFCVGINLAEVGKIVQWENLNPFNHSHTAITNLLTKFQTLVQRIYYFHKPIVAAIQGRVLGGGCELAMACPHVVADAETYIGLVELGVGLIPAGGGLMRMARWTNSRAIADTSGDILPFLRRVFETIGMAKVATSAYEGMELGFLNPQTKVVMNRDRRLYVAKQEVLCLDRMGYIPPARTPIHVLGQPARAVLEHMAYIMHQSGYISDYDLALAKRLAYVLTGGDITVSAHVDDDYLLQLERDNFLPLIDEPKTQERILHMLKTKKPLRN, encoded by the coding sequence ATGGTTAAACCATTTCAGACTGCGGCTGTATTAGGTGCTGGGGTAATGGGTGCCCAAATTGCTGCTCATCTCGCCAATGCAGGTTTGTCAGTCCATTTGCTGGATATGCCTGCTCAATCGGGTGACAAAAATGCATTCGTGGAAGCAGCTTTCAAAAAAGCATTGAAGCAATCACCACCGATTTTTTTTACAGAAAAAACAGCACAACGAGTAATGTTGGGGAATTTCGATGACCATTTCGATCGCCTAGCGGAAGTCGATTGGGTGATTGAAGCAGTTATTGAAAATTTAGCAATCAAACAACAACTGATGGAACGGGTAGAAAAGACTGTTAGCCAGGAAACAGTGATTTCTACCAACACCAGTGGCTTGTCTATTCATGCGATCGCGCAGGGACGCTCCAAATCTTTTCGTCAGAGCTTCTTAGGCACTCATTTTTTCAATCCTCCTCGTTACTTGAAACTGTTGGAACTGATTCCTACAGGAGATACTAGTCAGCAGGTAATTGAGCGCCTTCAATGGTTTGGACGAATGCACTTAGGTAAAGGAATTGTCATTGCTAAAGACACTCCCAACTTTATTGCCAATCGGATTGGTATATTTGTTTCCATGCTGGGTCTTAAGGCATTTGCTGAACAAGGCTACACCATTGAAGAAATTGATACCCTCACAGGCACACTCATTGGCCGTCCCAAATCTGCCACATTTCGCACGGCTGATTTAGTCGGCTTAGATACTTTACTCTATGTGGCAGACAACCTGTATCCTGCCATTCCTCAGGATAAACAGCGAGATTTCTTCAAAGTTCCAGAATTAATGCGGAAGTTAGTAGAAACTGGATCGCTGGGAGCTAAGACTGGACAGGGATTTTACAAAAAGATAGATGGTGAAATTCGATCGCTCAACCCCAAAACCTTTACCTATGAACTGCCAAAACCATTCAACTTAGGCAATATAGAATCCATTCAAAAACTGCCCAAACTCGAGGAACGGTTGCACAAACTCTATCACCAGAAAGGACGCGCTGGAGATTTTTTCCGTAACTCAATTTTGCAAACATTAGCATATAGTGCCCATCGTATTCCCGAAATTGCTGATCGCCCTGCTGATATTGACCAGGCAATGCGATGGGGGTTTGGCTGGGAAAAAGGTCCGTTTGAAATCTGGGATATCCTCGGCTTTGACCCAATTCTCACCGATATGCAAAAGGCAGGATACTCAATTCCACCATGGGTCGAAGAGATGGCAAAAGAGGGGGTAGCCCAATTTTATCAGCACGATCGCAGTGTGTATGTTCCAGGTCAACATTACGTTGCGCTGGAAGAAGTAACAGATGAAATCCATCTCGCCACTATCAAAGTCAATCCGGAAGCAACACTCTGGCATAATTCTGAAGCTGCTTTGCTAGATTTAGGTGATGGAGTAGCGCTGTATGAATTTCGCTCTAAAGCAAATACGCTCAGCATCAAAGTGATAGATGGTTTAGTAGAAGCCCTAGACTGGTTAGAGACTCACGATTATCGTGGCATGATTATTGGGAATGAGGGCGAAAACTTCTGCGTTGGCATTAATTTAGCGGAAGTTGGCAAAATCGTACAGTGGGAGAACCTTAACCCATTCAACCATTCCCACACTGCGATCACTAATTTGTTGACTAAATTCCAAACCTTAGTGCAACGGATTTATTATTTTCACAAGCCGATCGTAGCAGCGATTCAGGGGCGTGTGTTGGGGGGTGGCTGTGAACTAGCAATGGCATGTCCTCACGTAGTTGCTGATGCCGAAACCTACATTGGGCTAGTGGAACTCGGTGTTGGCTTAATTCCTGCAGGTGGCGGCTTAATGCGAATGGCACGTTGGACAAACAGTCGTGCAATTGCTGATACATCGGGTGATATTCTTCCCTTCCTGCGTCGCGTATTTGAAACAATTGGCATGGCAAAGGTAGCAACCAGTGCTTATGAAGGAATGGAATTGGGGTTCCTGAATCCTCAAACGAAAGTGGTAATGAACCGCGATCGCCGCCTTTATGTTGCCAAACAAGAAGTGTTGTGTCTGGATCGCATGGGGTATATACCACCTGCACGTACACCGATTCATGTTCTAGGACAACCTGCCAGAGCCGTGTTGGAGCACATGGCATACATCATGCATCAAAGTGGCTACATCAGCGACTACGATCTCGCCCTCGCCAAACGACTTGCCTACGTTTTGACAGGGGGCGACATCACTGTTTCGGCTCACGTCGATGATGATTACTTGCTACAGCTAGAACGCGACAACTTCTTGCCCTTGATTGATGAACCTAAGACTCAAGAACGCATTTTGCACATGCTGAAGACGAAGAAACCACTGAGGAATTAA